One region of Mucilaginibacter gotjawali genomic DNA includes:
- a CDS encoding peptide deformylase, translated as MKSLNDLLLLGDPRLYETCQPVLKTDLPLLKDWVADLENVMQQIRLKYNFGRAIAAPQLGIMKRLVYMHIDRPVIFINPEFTDLSGELFELWDDCMSFPNLLVKVKRHRSLTINYLDEHWTPQSWKMEGDLSELLQHEVDHLNGVLCTMRAIDEKSFKWRN; from the coding sequence TTGAAAAGCCTCAACGACCTGCTTTTACTGGGCGATCCCCGCCTTTATGAAACCTGCCAGCCTGTGCTGAAAACAGACCTGCCCTTATTGAAAGATTGGGTTGCCGATTTGGAAAATGTGATGCAGCAAATCAGGCTGAAATATAATTTCGGCAGGGCCATTGCGGCGCCTCAATTGGGTATTATGAAAAGGCTGGTTTACATGCATATTGACAGGCCGGTTATTTTTATCAACCCTGAATTTACTGATTTGAGCGGGGAGCTGTTTGAATTATGGGACGATTGCATGAGCTTTCCGAATTTGCTGGTGAAAGTAAAAAGACACCGGAGCTTAACCATCAATTACCTGGATGAGCACTGGACGCCCCAAAGCTGGAAAATGGAAGGAGACCTGTCTGAGCTTTTACAGCATGAAGTTGACCATTTAAACGGGGTGCTCTGTACCATGAGGGCTATCGATGAAAAATCATTCAAGTGGCGAAATTGA
- a CDS encoding YceH family protein yields MDSPITLPVLNAEELRVLGVLMEKSKTTPEYYPMTINSLTTACNQKTSRKPVVNYDDETVVQALNTLKRRGLISTATGGSIRSVKYKHNFAIVFPVLPSEVAIICLLMLRGPQTPGELNTNSGRMHEFESIEEVQEVLERLSSPEMPFLVQLPRRPGQKEARYAHLLCGTPDFSDEDFEDEAPSRNHGGLEARVLKLETALAELREAFDKLMKELT; encoded by the coding sequence ATGGATTCACCAATTACTTTACCTGTATTAAATGCCGAAGAGCTTCGCGTTCTGGGCGTGTTAATGGAAAAAAGCAAAACCACGCCTGAATATTACCCAATGACCATCAATAGCCTTACCACGGCCTGCAATCAAAAAACATCGCGCAAGCCGGTGGTTAACTATGATGATGAAACGGTAGTGCAGGCGCTGAATACCTTAAAACGAAGAGGATTGATCTCGACGGCCACCGGCGGCTCGATACGTTCGGTTAAATACAAACATAATTTTGCTATTGTATTCCCGGTATTACCATCAGAAGTGGCCATAATTTGTTTATTGATGCTTCGTGGCCCGCAAACGCCCGGTGAATTGAACACCAACTCGGGCAGGATGCATGAATTTGAATCGATTGAAGAAGTGCAGGAAGTGCTTGAACGCCTAAGCAGCCCCGAAATGCCATTCCTGGTGCAGTTACCGCGGAGGCCGGGCCAAAAGGAGGCCCGGTACGCGCATTTATTATGTGGCACTCCCGATTTTAGCGATGAAGATTTTGAAGATGAGGCACCTTCCAGGAACCACGGCGGCCTGGAAGCCCGTGTGCTGAAACTGGAAACAGCGCTTGCTGAATTACGGGAAGCGTTTGACAAGCTGATGAAAGAATTAACATAG
- a CDS encoding MBL fold metallo-hydrolase: MSLFIASLNSGSNGNCYYVGNEHEAVLVDAGISCRETEKRMLRLGLSMKKVRAIFVSHEHSDHINGIPVLSKKYQLPVYITPPTMRGGSLVIDGQLLNSFNPFETVTIGGLNITPFPKKHDASDPYSFTITSAGVTVGVFTDIGIACENLVNHFSRCHAAFLEANYDDDMLDKGGYPYHLKRRIRGGNGHLSNKQAVELFMAHRPPFMSHLLLSHLSKNNNDPQLVQQLFEACAGGVNITVASRYQETEVYYINGNHLPGIANKNGAVDLHPVQTSLF; encoded by the coding sequence ATGTCGCTTTTTATCGCATCGTTAAATTCAGGAAGCAATGGCAATTGCTATTATGTGGGCAATGAGCACGAAGCAGTACTGGTGGATGCCGGCATATCCTGCCGCGAAACCGAAAAACGGATGCTGCGCCTGGGTTTGTCGATGAAAAAGGTAAGGGCGATTTTTGTTTCACATGAGCACTCCGACCATATCAACGGGATACCTGTTTTGTCAAAAAAATACCAGTTGCCTGTTTATATTACGCCCCCAACAATGCGCGGCGGAAGTTTGGTTATTGACGGCCAATTACTCAACTCTTTCAATCCTTTCGAAACAGTTACGATTGGCGGATTAAACATCACCCCCTTCCCCAAAAAGCACGATGCCAGTGATCCTTATAGTTTTACAATCACCTCGGCAGGCGTAACTGTAGGTGTTTTTACGGATATCGGGATAGCCTGCGAAAACCTCGTCAATCATTTCAGCAGATGCCATGCCGCGTTTTTGGAAGCCAATTATGATGATGATATGCTGGATAAGGGCGGGTATCCCTACCACCTGAAGCGCCGGATCCGCGGCGGAAACGGGCATTTATCCAACAAACAAGCTGTTGAGCTTTTTATGGCGCACCGCCCGCCCTTTATGAGCCATTTGCTGTTGTCGCACTTGTCAAAAAACAATAATGACCCGCAACTGGTGCAGCAATTATTTGAGGCGTGCGCCGGTGGGGTAAACATTACCGTCGCCTCGCGGTACCAGGAAACCGAAGTATACTATATCAACGGAAACCATCTTCCGGGAATAGCAAACAAGAATGGCGCTGTTGACCTGCATCCGGTTCAAACAAGTCTTTTTTAA
- a CDS encoding DUF4142 domain-containing protein yields the protein MKKLSYVFIIALAAYALQGCNSAPKDAKESADSANKAKDTSAMSADTMKTVTGDAKFATSAAAGGMAEIALSKLALQKTADAQIKKIAEMMVKDHSKAGDALTEIAKKENITMPAAMDADHQKKFEDMSKLTGTDFDKAYINLMADDHKDALSLMQDEAKNGKDPALAGFAGKTAPVVQMHLDAVTKIHDSMK from the coding sequence ATGAAAAAACTAAGTTATGTGTTCATTATCGCCCTTGCGGCATATGCCTTGCAGGGATGCAACAGCGCGCCAAAAGACGCCAAAGAAAGCGCCGACAGCGCAAACAAAGCAAAAGATACAAGCGCCATGTCGGCAGATACGATGAAAACGGTCACCGGTGACGCGAAATTCGCAACCTCGGCAGCTGCCGGGGGAATGGCTGAAATAGCGTTGTCAAAACTCGCGCTGCAAAAAACAGCCGATGCGCAGATTAAAAAAATTGCTGAAATGATGGTAAAAGATCATAGCAAGGCCGGGGATGCGCTGACGGAAATTGCAAAAAAGGAAAATATTACGATGCCTGCAGCTATGGATGCTGATCACCAAAAGAAATTTGAAGACATGTCAAAGTTAACAGGCACCGATTTTGATAAGGCCTATATCAATTTGATGGCGGACGACCATAAAGATGCCCTCAGCCTGATGCAGGACGAAGCCAAAAACGGCAAAGACCCTGCGCTGGCCGGTTTTGCGGGTAAAACAGCGCCCGTGGTGCAAATGCACCTGGATGCCGTTACTAAAATTCATGATAGCATGAAGTAA